One window of Oryza brachyantha chromosome 12, ObraRS2, whole genome shotgun sequence genomic DNA carries:
- the LOC107305360 gene encoding LOW QUALITY PROTEIN: structure-specific endonuclease subunit SLX1-like (The sequence of the model RefSeq protein was modified relative to this genomic sequence to represent the inferred CDS: substituted 1 base at 1 genomic stop codon): MGLNKSRPALYFPSDCTSRRLRGLIVPGLKKCPSVGYGQEEEVAQGGGGGARRRQGRAVEAGRGGGGGGGRFFCCYLLRSLSPRRKSATYIGCVARGEGRIRQHNGEIRCSAWRTKRGCPWEMVLCIYGFPTNVATLXFEWDWQHPNESLAVRSAAASSKSLAGVGNKVKLVYTMLGLHHSFIHLFIQSSGIFIHPYVHPFIHTYIYSSIYTSIYPSIYTSIIQKHRPNAASEWHRRTPTCQNCLPTIRATKLFLRSVTYR, from the exons ATGGGATTGAATAAAAGTCGGCCGGCTTTGTACTTCCCTTCTGACTGCACTTCTCGACGCCTCCGC GGTTTGATCGTTCCCGGACTAAAAAAATGTCCATCCGTTGGCTATGGGCAAGAGGAAGAGGTCgcgcaaggcggcggcggaggagcccGGCGACGGCAAGGACGGGCCGTTGAAGCcggccgcggaggaggaggaggaggagggaggttcTTCTGCTGCTACCTGCTTCGGTCCCTCTCCCCGCGCCGCAAGAGCGCCACCTACATCGGGTGCGTGGCGCGC GGGGAAGGGCGGATCCGGCAGCACAACGGCGAGATCCGATGCAGCGCGTGGAGGACAAAGCGCGGCTGCCCGTGGGAGATGGTGCTCTGCATCTACGGCTTCCCTACCAACGTCGCCACCCTCTAG TTTGAGTGGGATTGGCAGCACCCGAACGAGTCGCTGGCCGTGCGCAGCGCCGCTGCGAGCTCCAAgtcgctcgccggcgtcggcaaCAAGGTCAAGCTCGTCTACACCATGCTCGGCCTAcaccattcattcattcatctgTTCATTCAATCAAGTGGAATATTCATTCATCCATACGTACATCCATTTATCCATACATACATttattcatccatatatacatCCATTTATCCATCCATATATACATCCATTATCCAAAAACACAGGCCTAATGCAGCCTCCGAATGGCATAGAAGAACACCAACTTGCCAAAATTGTCTCCCAACCATAAGAGcaactaaattatttttacgcTCCGTTACCTACCGTTAG
- the LOC102701402 gene encoding CCAAT/enhancer-binding protein zeta, whose protein sequence is MAEAKAKSKSTKKVRKTAASAVGEDVDALKSDVASFASSLGLVGGVGSSSGFDDSDFRKTGPINPSKTPKSPQTADGPQNSQNPKPNKKPHPLDIHGLNAGAKSGAATTNYPLIKAAALSGQWCADADELEASILGARKQVLPSMGLQAIHKILEQKRELAEKLMMQYTAEYDLVKRGSGDLKLLEISAKSGTSADKVSAFTCLIEDNPIANMRALDSLLGMVTSKVGKRYAFTGFDALKELFLKRLLPDRKLKSFIQHPLDVLPETKDGYSLLLFWYWEDCLKQRYEKFVIALEDALKDMLPNLKDKAMKTVFILLKEKAEQERRLLTALVNKLGDPERRAASSAAYLLTSLLSAHPNMKMVVIDEVDSFLFRPHVGLRAKYQAVNFLSQIFLTSRGDGPKIAKRLVDVYIALFKVLMSCSHGAEGVQNNKYGKKTTEIGKPKGKKEKGNDFNSHVKHGDPSEGSDLEMDSRILSALLTGVNRALPYVASSEVDDIVEVQTPILFRLVHSVNFNVGVQALMLLYQISTKNQIASDRFYRALYAKLLSPASVTSSKPELFLGLLVKAMKNDVMLKRVAAFAKRLLQVALQRPPQYACGCLFILSEVLKAKPPLWAIVLQNESVDDGIEHFEDIVENPDGPTSITTEKCNDRLATVEKYSSDAENGCDTIECASPVASAEKDGKGTSAEGSTLHVFYNPRHREPSYCNADHVCWWELTTLALHVHPSVSTMARTLLSGNNIIYSGDPLTDLSLPAFLDKFMEKKPKGNRIAEGKWHGGSQIAPAKKVDQRHHPIGEELLELAEMEVPPEDVVFHRFYMNKTGPIKPKAKKKTSVLDEDTGELFAHDDDASDESDDEMQELGIGLIEDEGYDYDNLDATTFEEEGDLLRYDSDVELHDISDDTSSGLDSDNEAVKSAKDSDGNNSDGEESVLGQKRKHAAKSGESPFAKLEDYEHLMDVEAEKVTLKTRRKHRVIGDTPSSKRKSVARKKKSKRSE, encoded by the exons ATGGCGGAGGCAAAAGCCAAATCGAAGTCCACCAAGAAAGTCAGGAAGACTGCGGCCAGCGCGGTCGGGGAGGACGTCGACGCGCTCAAGTCCGATGTCGCCTCGTTTGCCTCGTCGCTCGGCCTCGTCGGTGGCGTTGGTAGCTCCTCCGGCTTCGACGACTCTGATTTCCGCAAGACCGGCCCCATAAATCCTTCTAAAACCCCCAAATCCCCTCAAACAGCCGACGGCCCCCAAAACAGTcaaaaccctaaacccaaCAAGAAGCCACATCCTCTCGACATCCATGGCCTCAATGCCGGAGCCAAATCAGGTGCTGCCACCACCAATTACCCGCTGATAAAGGCGGCTGCTCTGTCTGGGCAGTGGTGCGCAGATGCTGATGAGCTGGAGGCAAGTATCCTAGGCGCTCGGAAGCAAGTCCTGCCATCCATGGGGCTTCAGGCGATCCATAAGATTTTGGAGCAGAAGCGAGAGCTGGCAGAGAAGCTTATGATGCAGTACACAGCGGAATATGACTTAGTGAAGCGTGGTAGTGGTGATCTGAAGCTCCTGGAGATATCGGCAAAGTCTGGCACATCTGCTGATAAGGTATCAGCATTCACATGCCTCATCGAGGACAATCCAATTGCAAATATGAGGGCACTTGATTCTCTCCTTG GTATGGTTACATCAAAGGTTGGTAAAAGATATGCGTTCACAGGATTTGATGCATTGAAGGAGTTGTTCCTCAAAAG GTTATTACCTGATCGCAAGttgaaaagttttattcagCACCCATTAGATGTTCTACCAGAAACAAAAGATGGGTACTCACTTCTCCTCTTCTGGTATTGGGAGGACTGCTTGAAACAGAG GTATGAGAAGTTTGTTATTGCACTCGAGGACGCATTAAAAGATATGCTTCCAAATCTCAAGGACAAAGCAATGAAG ACGGTTTTCATCCTTTTAAAGGAAAAAGCAGAACAGGAACGACGGTTACTTACAGCTCTTGTTAACAAA CTTGGAGATCCTGAAAGGAGAGCAGCCTCAAGTGCTGCATATTTGTTAACAAGTCTCCTATCTgctcatccaaatatgaag ATGGTTGTGATAGATGAAGTGGACTCATTTCTCTTTCGGCCACATGTTGGTCTTAGGGCCAAATACCAAGCT GTCAACTTTTTGAGCCAGATTTTTCTTACCAGTAGGGGTGATGGGCCGAAAATTGCCAAGCGTTTGGTGGATGTTTACATTGCGCTTTTCAAG GTACTCATGTCTTGCTCCCATGGTGCTGAAGGAGttcaaaacaacaaatatggCAAGAAAACTACTGAAATTGGGAAAccaaagggaaaaaaggaaaagggaaatGACTTCAATTCTCATGTAAAGCATGGAGACCCTTCTGAAGGATCAGACTTAGAGATGGACTCCAGGATTCTCTCTGCACTTTTAACT GGGGTAAATCGAGCATTACCATATGTTGCAAGCTCAGAAGTTGATGATATTGTGGAAGTGCAGACACCTATTCTTTTCAGATTG GTGCACTCTGTAAATTTCAATGTTGGTGTACAGGCATTAATGCTTTTGTACCAAATATCTACAAAAAATCAGATTGCAAGTGACCGTTTTTACCGTGCATTGTATGCAAAACTTTTGAGTCCTGCATCTGTTACTTCATCAAAG CCAGAATTATTTCTTGGTTTATTGGTGAAAGCAATGAAAAACGATGTTATGTTAAAGAGAGTGGCTGCGTTTGCAAAGCGATTGCTTCAG GTTGCCCTTCAACGGCCTCCTCAATATGCTTGTGGATGCCTTTTCATACTGTCGGAGGTCCTTAAAGCAAAGCCACCATTGTG GGCAATTGTGCTCCAGAATGAATCTGTTGATGATGGTATTGAGCACTTTGAAGACATTGTAGAGAATCCTGATGGTCCAACCTCGATAACTACAGAGAAATGCAATGATAGATTAGCTACTGTTGAGAAATACAGTTCTGATGCTGAGAATGGCTGTGATACTATAGAATGTGCAAGTCCAGTTGCATCTGCTGAGAAAGATGGGAAAGGTACATCAGCTGAGGGGTCGACACTACATGTATTTTATAATCCGCGACACAGAGAGCCTTCTTACTG CAATGCAGACCATGTCTGTTGGTGGGAGCTTACTACTTTGGCCTTACACGTGCACCCATCAGTATCTACTATGGCTAGGACATTGTTATCTGGTAACAATATCATTTATAGTGGTGATCCGTTGACagatctctctctccctgccTTCCTTGACAAATTCATGGAGAAGAAGCCAAAAGGAAACCGCATAGCTGAAGGGAAATGGCATGGTGGATCACAAATTGCACCAGCTAAAAAG GTTGATCAACGTCACCATCCCATTGGAGAAGAGCTACTAGAACTAGCTGAAATGGAAGTTCCTCCTGAAGATGTTGTTTTCCATCGTTTCTACATGAACAAGACTGGCCCTATTAAACCTAAAGCAAAGAAGAAAACCTCAGTTTTGGATGAAGATACTGGAGAACTCTTTgcacatgatgatgatgccaGTGATGAAAGTGACGATGAGATGCAGGAGCTGGGAATTGGCTTGATAGAAGATGAAGGATATGATTATGACAATCTCGATGCGACAAcatttgaggaggaaggggattTGCTTAGATATGACAGTGATGTTGAGTTGCATGACATTTCAGATGATACCTCTTCCGGACTGGATTCTGATAATGAAGCCGTTAAAAGTGCTAAGGATTCAGATGGCAACAACAGTGATGGAGAGGAGTCGGTTCTGGGGCAAAAGCGGAAACATGCTGCAAAGAGTGGAGAATCGCCCTTTGCAAAACTAGAAGACTATGAACATCTCATGGATGTGGAAGCAGAAAAGGTAACGTTGAAGACACGGCGGAAGCATAGGGTAATTGGAGACACTCCGAGTAGTAAGAGGAAATCAGTAGCACGAAAGAAAAAGTCGAAGAGATCAGAATGA